A DNA window from Caretta caretta isolate rCarCar2 chromosome 7, rCarCar1.hap1, whole genome shotgun sequence contains the following coding sequences:
- the LOC125639482 gene encoding acyl-CoA desaturase isoform X2, with translation MAARLAREEGSSALASPRSPGQVPSLSKDLPSFTTTATARVTRNGGAGMEKALSNQEDLGGDRGMTDDIFDESYCEKEGPKPARRYVWRNIILMSLLHLGALYGLWLIPAAKPATLVWGSLCFLLSALGITAGAHRIWSHRSYKASLPLRIFLAIANSMAFQNDIYEWARDHRVHHKFSETDADPHNATRGFFFSHVGWLLVRKHPDVIEKGRKLDLSDLKADKVVMFQRRFYKLSVVVMCFLFPTLVPWCFWGESLRNSFFLPAILRYVLVLNATWLVNSAAHMFGNRPYDRNINPRENRLVTFGALGEGFHNYHHTFPYDYSTSEFGWHYNFTTAFIDLMCLLGLASDRKKVSKETILARKTRTGDGSHNG, from the exons ATGGCTGCGCGTTTGGCTCGAGAGGAGGGAAGCTCGGCTCTGGCGTCTCCCCGCAGCCCCGGGCAGGTCCCCTCA CTCTCCAAGGATCTCCCCTCCTTCACCACTACTGCTACCGCCAGGGTGACGAGGAATGGGGGAGCAGGCATGGAGAAAGCCCTGTCCAACCAAGAGGACTTGGGAGGAGACCGGGGCATGACGGACGATATCTTTGATGAGAGCTACTGTGAGAAGGAGGGCCCCAAGCCTGCCAGGAGATATGTCTGGAGGAACATCATCCTCATGAGTCTGCTGCATTTAGGGGCCTTGTACGGGTTGTGGCTGATACCTGCAGCAAAGCCTGCCACCTTGGTGTGGG GGTCCCTGTGTTTCCTGCTGAGTGCTCTGGGGATAACAGCGGGAGCGCATCGCATCTGGAGCCATCGGTCCTACAAAGCCAGTTTGCCCCTCAGGATCTTTCTGGCCATAGCCAACTCCATGGCTTTTCAG AATGACATCTACGAGTGGGCCCGAGATCACCGCGTCCACCACAAGTTCTCCGAGACCGACGCGGACCCTCATAACGCCACACGGGGCTTCTTCTTTTCCCACGTTGGCTGGCTGCTGGTGCGCAAACACCCCGACGTCATCGAGAAGGGCCGGAAGCTGGACCTGTCTGACCTGAAAGCCGACAAAGTGGTGATGTTCCAAAGGAG GTTTTACAAGCTTTCTGTGGTGGTCATGTGCTTCCTGTTCCCCACCCTAGTGCCCTGGTGCTTCTGGGGGGAATCTCTTCGCAACAGCTTCTTCCTCCCCGCCATCCTGCGCTACGTGCTGGTGCTCAACGCCACCTGGCTCGTGAACAGCGCTGCACATATGTTTGGCAACCGGCCCTACGATCGAAACATCAATCCCCGGGAGAACCGCTTGGTAACGTTTGGAGCCTTAG GCGAAGGCTTCCACAACTACCACCACACCTTCCCCTACGATTACTCCACCAGCGAGTTCGGCTGGCACTACAACTTCACCACGGCCTTCATCGATCTCATGTGCCTCCTGGGGCTGGCCAGCGATCGCAAGAAGGTCTCCAAGGAGACCATCCTGGCTCGGAAAACTCGGACTGGCGATGGGAGCCACAATGGCTGA
- the LOC125639482 gene encoding acyl-CoA desaturase isoform X3: MEKALSNQEDLGGDRGMTDDIFDESYCEKEGPKPARRYVWRNIILMSLLHLGALYGLWLIPAAKPATLVWGSLCFLLSALGITAGAHRIWSHRSYKASLPLRIFLAIANSMAFQNDIYEWARDHRVHHKFSETDADPHNATRGFFFSHVGWLLVRKHPDVIEKGRKLDLSDLKADKVVMFQRRFYKLSVVVMCFLFPTLVPWCFWGESLRNSFFLPAILRYVLVLNATWLVNSAAHMFGNRPYDRNINPRENRLVTFGALGEGFHNYHHTFPYDYSTSEFGWHYNFTTAFIDLMCLLGLASDRKKVSKETILARKTRTGDGSHNG, translated from the exons ATGGAGAAAGCCCTGTCCAACCAAGAGGACTTGGGAGGAGACCGGGGCATGACGGACGATATCTTTGATGAGAGCTACTGTGAGAAGGAGGGCCCCAAGCCTGCCAGGAGATATGTCTGGAGGAACATCATCCTCATGAGTCTGCTGCATTTAGGGGCCTTGTACGGGTTGTGGCTGATACCTGCAGCAAAGCCTGCCACCTTGGTGTGGG GGTCCCTGTGTTTCCTGCTGAGTGCTCTGGGGATAACAGCGGGAGCGCATCGCATCTGGAGCCATCGGTCCTACAAAGCCAGTTTGCCCCTCAGGATCTTTCTGGCCATAGCCAACTCCATGGCTTTTCAG AATGACATCTACGAGTGGGCCCGAGATCACCGCGTCCACCACAAGTTCTCCGAGACCGACGCGGACCCTCATAACGCCACACGGGGCTTCTTCTTTTCCCACGTTGGCTGGCTGCTGGTGCGCAAACACCCCGACGTCATCGAGAAGGGCCGGAAGCTGGACCTGTCTGACCTGAAAGCCGACAAAGTGGTGATGTTCCAAAGGAG GTTTTACAAGCTTTCTGTGGTGGTCATGTGCTTCCTGTTCCCCACCCTAGTGCCCTGGTGCTTCTGGGGGGAATCTCTTCGCAACAGCTTCTTCCTCCCCGCCATCCTGCGCTACGTGCTGGTGCTCAACGCCACCTGGCTCGTGAACAGCGCTGCACATATGTTTGGCAACCGGCCCTACGATCGAAACATCAATCCCCGGGAGAACCGCTTGGTAACGTTTGGAGCCTTAG GCGAAGGCTTCCACAACTACCACCACACCTTCCCCTACGATTACTCCACCAGCGAGTTCGGCTGGCACTACAACTTCACCACGGCCTTCATCGATCTCATGTGCCTCCTGGGGCTGGCCAGCGATCGCAAGAAGGTCTCCAAGGAGACCATCCTGGCTCGGAAAACTCGGACTGGCGATGGGAGCCACAATGGCTGA
- the LOC125639482 gene encoding acyl-CoA desaturase isoform X1, whose product MAARLAREEGSSALASPRSPGQVPSVSELSKDLPSFTTTATARVTRNGGAGMEKALSNQEDLGGDRGMTDDIFDESYCEKEGPKPARRYVWRNIILMSLLHLGALYGLWLIPAAKPATLVWGSLCFLLSALGITAGAHRIWSHRSYKASLPLRIFLAIANSMAFQNDIYEWARDHRVHHKFSETDADPHNATRGFFFSHVGWLLVRKHPDVIEKGRKLDLSDLKADKVVMFQRRFYKLSVVVMCFLFPTLVPWCFWGESLRNSFFLPAILRYVLVLNATWLVNSAAHMFGNRPYDRNINPRENRLVTFGALGEGFHNYHHTFPYDYSTSEFGWHYNFTTAFIDLMCLLGLASDRKKVSKETILARKTRTGDGSHNG is encoded by the exons ATGGCTGCGCGTTTGGCTCGAGAGGAGGGAAGCTCGGCTCTGGCGTCTCCCCGCAGCCCCGGGCAGGTCCCCTCAGTAAGCGAG CTCTCCAAGGATCTCCCCTCCTTCACCACTACTGCTACCGCCAGGGTGACGAGGAATGGGGGAGCAGGCATGGAGAAAGCCCTGTCCAACCAAGAGGACTTGGGAGGAGACCGGGGCATGACGGACGATATCTTTGATGAGAGCTACTGTGAGAAGGAGGGCCCCAAGCCTGCCAGGAGATATGTCTGGAGGAACATCATCCTCATGAGTCTGCTGCATTTAGGGGCCTTGTACGGGTTGTGGCTGATACCTGCAGCAAAGCCTGCCACCTTGGTGTGGG GGTCCCTGTGTTTCCTGCTGAGTGCTCTGGGGATAACAGCGGGAGCGCATCGCATCTGGAGCCATCGGTCCTACAAAGCCAGTTTGCCCCTCAGGATCTTTCTGGCCATAGCCAACTCCATGGCTTTTCAG AATGACATCTACGAGTGGGCCCGAGATCACCGCGTCCACCACAAGTTCTCCGAGACCGACGCGGACCCTCATAACGCCACACGGGGCTTCTTCTTTTCCCACGTTGGCTGGCTGCTGGTGCGCAAACACCCCGACGTCATCGAGAAGGGCCGGAAGCTGGACCTGTCTGACCTGAAAGCCGACAAAGTGGTGATGTTCCAAAGGAG GTTTTACAAGCTTTCTGTGGTGGTCATGTGCTTCCTGTTCCCCACCCTAGTGCCCTGGTGCTTCTGGGGGGAATCTCTTCGCAACAGCTTCTTCCTCCCCGCCATCCTGCGCTACGTGCTGGTGCTCAACGCCACCTGGCTCGTGAACAGCGCTGCACATATGTTTGGCAACCGGCCCTACGATCGAAACATCAATCCCCGGGAGAACCGCTTGGTAACGTTTGGAGCCTTAG GCGAAGGCTTCCACAACTACCACCACACCTTCCCCTACGATTACTCCACCAGCGAGTTCGGCTGGCACTACAACTTCACCACGGCCTTCATCGATCTCATGTGCCTCCTGGGGCTGGCCAGCGATCGCAAGAAGGTCTCCAAGGAGACCATCCTGGCTCGGAAAACTCGGACTGGCGATGGGAGCCACAATGGCTGA